TATTGATTTGATTATTTTGCTTCTCGCTATGAATGTCTTGCGCACATCAGGATTAACTATCAAATCTACATATCTTTGCCTGTATCTCAAATCTGTATCTTTAAGACCATGCCATTTTTCAGGCAGAGGCTGCAATGATTTTGAGAGTAACGTAACTTCCTTTGCTTTCAGAGAAATCTCACCCTTGTGTGTTTTAAATACTTCGCCCTTCACCCCTACAATATCGCCGATATCAAATTTTTTGAAGTCTTCATAAACACTTTCACCAATTTCATCAATTTTCACATATAATTGAATTTTTCCATCTCTGTCCTGTACATCGCAGAAACTTGCTTTACCCATACCCCTCTTAGACATCAGCCTGCCTGCGATAGAAACAAATTGGCCTTCCATATTTTCGAAATTATCTATTATATATGTAGTGGAATGTGTCACATCATACTTAACAGTTTTAAAGGGGTCCTTACCATTTTCCTGAAGTTCATGTAGCTTAAGCCTTCTGACTTTCAATATCTCGTTTAGATCCTGCAATTCCTGATTGTTTTCCATATTTTCTGCCATTTTAAGTCCTCCTACGTTTCATAATCAACCATAAGATATTATATATTATGTTTTACAGAAAACCAAGTTCTAAATACACAAAAAAAGACCATTGAAGCAATATACCTGAGATATGCCAATGGCCTGTTTTTTTCATTATTTGTGAATTGTCAATACTTTAAACTTAATTGTGCCATCCGGCGCTGCAACCTCAGCAATCTCCCCTACGCTTTTCCCCATCAGAGCCTTACCTACAGGGGATTCATTAGAAATCTTAAACTTACTGGGATCAGCTTCTGTAGAACCAACAATCTGATATTCAACTTCTTCTTCATATTCCATATCATAAAGTTTAACCTTGGCTCCAAGGCTCACTTGCTCGGTACTTACTTCGTCTTCATCTATAACTCTTGCATTTTTCAGCATATTTTCAAGTTGGACAATTCTTCCTTCTACTTGAGCCTGTTCATTCTTTGCTTCATCATATTCCGAATTTTCTGATATATCTCCAAATGACAGAGCTTGCTTTATTCTTTCGGCGACTTCCCTTCTTTTTACCCCTTTTAAAAACTCAAGTTCTTCTTCTAATTTCTTTAAGCCCTCATAAGTCAATACCACTTCTTTGTTGGTCATCTAGAGCCTCTCCTTTACCTAAAAGATTTTAAAAAAGATTTTGTTGCTTGTCTAAGGTTAATAATATATGTATTAGCGCCTAATTTATTCTATACACTTTATAAATTTTATCTCATTCCACATATAAATACAAATAGCACTGATATAATTCCGAACAGTGCCTTGGACATTTAAAAGCAGGCTCATTGCCTGATTATTTTTATTTATTATAGAATACAAAGTATGTCTTGTCAAGAAGTGTCTATGTAAAAAACCATTTACCTATTTTACATTTTATTACATAAATAAATTGAAAATGAATCTGTCGAAATCCCCACAACCTTTAATAATCATATCCTTAAGCACCATTGAGTACTATATCGCGTGCTTTAAAAATATTTCTTCTGCCAATAAATCCAGTAATTTTAAAACCCATTTTTTTGAACTCTTTGCTTATATTATTATATAATGTAAAATCCTGTATCCCTTCCAATAAATTAGTCGATGCCTCAGTTTTATAGCAAATGATTATCTCTGCTATTTCACTTCTGGAATAATAATCAAATATATTACCGCCCAACCGGGTACTTATAGCCTGCGGAATCTCTATATCCAAGCCATTTATAATGGTATTATCAGTCAGGATTTTGCTGCAATTGATATTTCCATAATTTAATATAATAGCTCTTGGATTAATCCTTGTGTTAAAAACAAATTCTTTAGAATCAGCAAAGTTTATGATCAAATCGGCACTTTTCAATCCACTCCTGTATTCATTAGTTACACGAACTGCCAATCCTGTATCATAAAATAGTTCGTTTGCTTCTTCTTCAACCTGCTCCTTTTCTTCAGTGACCACAGTCAAAAACTTGACATATGGGGACAGCTGGCTGATAGCAGTATGCAGATCTCCATATTTCCCGCTATGAATGATGGCTATATCTAATGCACTGACTTCAATATTTTTCTTTGTATATACTTCGTCTATTATTTGTATCAGGAGTGATTTATAAAGATGTTTTCCGGTAAATACACCTGATATAAACCCTTCAAAAGGATACATGCCGGAAACCTTTTCCGGAACAATACAGCATATACCCTTGCATTCCTCTTTTAGCAGTGATAGTATTCGCTTCACTTTTGCAGTCTTAAGCCCGATTTCACTTTCAGAGAACGGCAAACTCATAATATGAGCCTTTACTTCATCAAAAAGCTCATAAGATTTAAGTAATTCCCCGATTTGTGGTTCTTTTACCCTATCACGCAAAA
The DNA window shown above is from Clostridia bacterium and carries:
- the greA gene encoding transcription elongation factor GreA; the encoded protein is MTNKEVVLTYEGLKKLEEELEFLKGVKRREVAERIKQALSFGDISENSEYDEAKNEQAQVEGRIVQLENMLKNARVIDEDEVSTEQVSLGAKVKLYDMEYEEEVEYQIVGSTEADPSKFKISNESPVGKALMGKSVGEIAEVAAPDGTIKFKVLTIHK